DNA from Candidatus Poribacteria bacterium:
GAGGATGATGGGTTACTGCTATAGCCTCAACAGAGCTCTTGAAAGCAGGTGGTAAAATTAGGGTAGATCAGGGTGTATAAGAAGCCTCATCCACTGGACTTGTCTTTATCCCACCGCTCTGGTATACTCTTTTGAGGGATGAGGATGAGAAAGAGGATCTCGCTGAAAAGCAAGATAAACCTCAGTTTCCTGGCAGTTGTCCTGGCGTTCGGCCTCTTTTCCGCTTGGTTTGGCGTGCGGTTAATAGGCCGAGAGGTGATCAAACAGGCAAGGGATAAAGTGAGACTGGATCTCAATTCGGCCTGGGAGGTATACTTGGAGAGGATCAGACGTGTGGAAGACGTCGTTCGCCTCACCATCGCACAGCCTCCCTTCAAACAGATGGTAAAATCCGGAGATCGAGAGGGACTGATGGAAACCCTCCAGGAGATCATGCGTAAGGATGGGGTGGAATGGCTCACGGTGACCGATTCAAAGGGCTTGGTGATCCTTAGATCTCATAATCCCGAGGTCTACGGCGACTCGCTGATCCGAAACCCGTTCATTAAAAGGGCCCTTCAGAGCCTGGATCTCTCCTCCGGAACGGCGATCATTCCCAGGGAGGAGCTCCTGAAGGAGGATGAAGGATTGGCCCAGAGAGCCTTTATCGAAACCGAATCCGGAAGTTCCGTGTTCGACGGGATGGTAATTGCCGCTGCCGCACCGATCATATGGAAAGGAGAGGTTCTGGGAGTTCTCTACGGCGGTATGCTCCTTAACAAAAGCTATGAGATCGTGGACAGGATAAAGAACATCGTGTATCAAGGCGAGATCTATAAAGGGCGGGACGTCGGAACGGCCACGATATTTATGAACGACGTGCGCATCTCCACCAACGTTAGAAAGGAGGACGGGACAAGGGCCATCGGGACGAGGGTTTCAAAGGAGGTGCGCGATCAGGTGTTCCTTAAAGGACGGCTCTGGATAGGAAAGGCCTTGGTCGCCGGTAATTGTTATATAGCGGCGTACGATCCCATCAGGGATATAAAGGGTAAGATAATCGGTATGCTCTATGTCGGAGCACTTGAGGAGAAGTTCCTGGACCTCAAAAGAAGCGTGATGCGAACCTATACCCTGATCACGCTTTCCGGTATGGCTCTTGCCTTCATGATATCCTATTTCCTCACGACGGGTATTGTCAGGCCGATAAAGAGGCTGGCAAGAGCAGCGCATGAGATCGCAAGGGGAGACCTTTCACAGAAGGTGGAGGGTAGCTATTGCAGTGAGATCTACGATCTGGTCGAGGCCTTCAACATGATGACCGAGTCGCTGAAGAACAGGGAGGAGAAGCTTAAGGAGGCTCAGGAACAGGTGATGAGAACCGAAAAGCTGGCGGCACTGGGGCAACTTGCGGCGGGAATAGCCCATGAGATCAACAATCCGTTAGGAGGAATTCTGATATACAGTCATCTGCTGCTTGAGGATATGCCTCAGGATAACCCTGCTAGGGAGAACATCCAGAGGATCATCCATGAGGCGACGCGGTGCCGGGATATCGTCAGGGGGCTTCTGGAGTTCGCAAGGAGGAACGAGCCGAAGATAGAACCCACGGACGTCAACAGAGCATTGCATCACGCCCTCGCTCTGGTCGAAAATCAGTCCATCTTCAGAAACATCGAGGTGGTCAGGATGTTTCATCCCAATCTGCCTCCCATAATGGCCGATCCCGGACAGTTGGAGCAGGCCTTCGTCAACATAATCATAAACGCCGCCGAGGCGATGGAGGTGGAGGGGGGAACGCTGACGATAGAGACGAAATCCTCCGAGGACGGAAAGCATGTAATCGTGAGGATATCCGATACAGGCCCCGGGATACCGCCGGAGTATATCAACAGGATCTTCGAGCCCTTCTTCACGACCAAGCAGACGGGGAAGGGAACAGGGCTTGGGTTATCGGTCACCTATGGGATAATCCGGAGACACGGCGGCTCTATCGAGGTCGAAAGCGAGATGGGGATGGGAACCACGTTCACCATAACGTTGCCTCTCAGGGCAAACCGCGGGGATTCGTCCGAAGATGAAGGGTAATATTCTCATCATAGATGACGAACAGGTCGTTCATGACTCCTGCCGTAAGGTGTTGACCAGAAGCGGACATAGGGTGGAATCCGCCTTCGACGGGATGGAGGGACTGAGGAAACTCCGGGAGCAGATCTTCGATCTGATCATCCTCGATCTGAAGCTTCCGGGGATGGACGGGATGGAGGTGCTCAGGCGAATCAAGGCCGATATACCCGACGTGGTGGTTGTGGTTATAACCGGGTATGCGACCGTTGAGCACGCCGTCGAAGCGATGAAGGCGGGGGCCTTTGATTTCCTGCCCAAACCTTTCACGCCCGATGAGCTCAGGGTGATCGTGAACAGAGCAATGGAGAAAAGGGCGCTGACGCTCGAAAATCTGGGACTTAAGCGTCAGATATTCTCCGACTGGTCAGATCAGATCGTCGGCGAAAGCGAGTCGATTCTAGAGGTGAAGCGTCTCATAGCCAAGGTCGCTCCGACCGACAGCACGGTTCTTATACAAGGCGAAAGCGGAACCGGGAAGGAGCTGGTCGCGAGGGCGATCCACATGGCGAGCCCTCGCAGGGAGAAACCGATGATAGTTGTCGATTGTAACACGCTCGTCGAAACGCTCCTGGAAAGCGAGCTCTTCGGCCACGTCAAGGGGGCATTTACGGGGGCCATAGCCACGAAATACGGGAGGTTCGAACTGGCAAACGGAGGCACCATATTCTTGGATGAGGTGGCGAGCCTCCCATTGAACATCCAGTCCAAGCTTCTGAGGGCGATTCAGGAGAAGGAAATCACCAGAGTGGGGAGCGGTAAACCCATCAAGGTGGACGTCCGGATCATCGCTGCCACGAACAGAGATCTTCGACAGGAAATCGCTTCAGGACGTTTTCGCGAGGACCTCTACTACAGGCTAAACGTCGTCCCCATCCTCCTCCCCCCTCTTCGCGAGAGGCGAGGGGATATACCCCTTTTGGTCCATCATTTCATCCGAAAGTTCAACGCGAAAAAGGGCAAAAGGGTAAAGGGCATCACGGAAGAGGCCATGGATCTGCTCACCGGTTACGACTTCCCCGGCAACGTGAGGGAGCTGGAGAACATCATAGAGCGGGCTGTCATCCTGACCGAGAAGGAGATGATAGACGTGGACGACCTGATGCAGCCATCCCCGGCTACGGCGAGATCCATGGATGAATGCTATCAGCTTCGATCACTGGAGGAGGTCGAGAGGGAGCATATCCTCAGCACGCTTGAAAGGCTTAACTGGAACAGGTCCAAGGCCGCTCGAATCTTGGGCATAGACAGGAAGACTTTGCTGTCCAAAATGAAAAAATACGACATAAATCCACCCACAGAAGGAGGTTGAAATGGTAAGACTTGGATTTTTAGGC
Protein-coding regions in this window:
- a CDS encoding cache domain-containing protein, which produces MRKRISLKSKINLSFLAVVLAFGLFSAWFGVRLIGREVIKQARDKVRLDLNSAWEVYLERIRRVEDVVRLTIAQPPFKQMVKSGDREGLMETLQEIMRKDGVEWLTVTDSKGLVILRSHNPEVYGDSLIRNPFIKRALQSLDLSSGTAIIPREELLKEDEGLAQRAFIETESGSSVFDGMVIAAAAPIIWKGEVLGVLYGGMLLNKSYEIVDRIKNIVYQGEIYKGRDVGTATIFMNDVRISTNVRKEDGTRAIGTRVSKEVRDQVFLKGRLWIGKALVAGNCYIAAYDPIRDIKGKIIGMLYVGALEEKFLDLKRSVMRTYTLITLSGMALAFMISYFLTTGIVRPIKRLARAAHEIARGDLSQKVEGSYCSEIYDLVEAFNMMTESLKNREEKLKEAQEQVMRTEKLAALGQLAAGIAHEINNPLGGILIYSHLLLEDMPQDNPARENIQRIIHEATRCRDIVRGLLEFARRNEPKIEPTDVNRALHHALALVENQSIFRNIEVVRMFHPNLPPIMADPGQLEQAFVNIIINAAEAMEVEGGTLTIETKSSEDGKHVIVRISDTGPGIPPEYINRIFEPFFTTKQTGKGTGLGLSVTYGIIRRHGGSIEVESEMGMGTTFTITLPLRANRGDSSEDEG
- a CDS encoding sigma-54-dependent Fis family transcriptional regulator codes for the protein MKGNILIIDDEQVVHDSCRKVLTRSGHRVESAFDGMEGLRKLREQIFDLIILDLKLPGMDGMEVLRRIKADIPDVVVVVITGYATVEHAVEAMKAGAFDFLPKPFTPDELRVIVNRAMEKRALTLENLGLKRQIFSDWSDQIVGESESILEVKRLIAKVAPTDSTVLIQGESGTGKELVARAIHMASPRREKPMIVVDCNTLVETLLESELFGHVKGAFTGAIATKYGRFELANGGTIFLDEVASLPLNIQSKLLRAIQEKEITRVGSGKPIKVDVRIIAATNRDLRQEIASGRFREDLYYRLNVVPILLPPLRERRGDIPLLVHHFIRKFNAKKGKRVKGITEEAMDLLTGYDFPGNVRELENIIERAVILTEKEMIDVDDLMQPSPATARSMDECYQLRSLEEVEREHILSTLERLNWNRSKAARILGIDRKTLLSKMKKYDINPPTEGG